In the Streptomyces fradiae ATCC 10745 = DSM 40063 genome, GAGCGGGCCCTGGCGGCGGCGCACGATGTCCTCGTACTCGTCGTCGGTCAGCATGGGGAGCGCCGACGACGGCTGGTCGCGCAGGTCCAGCCCGTGGCGCAGCAGCTGCGTCACGTGCCCGGCCAGCGCCTGCGCGGTGAGGTGCCCGTCGAACACGTCGTCGGCGTAGTCCAGGTCGACGCGCAGACCGGGCTCGTCCTCGAACGCCTGCACCATGACGGACAGCGCGTTGGCGGCGTGCACCGGGGCCATGACGGTGGTCGTACGGGCCACCCCCGGGATCTCCTCGGGCCGGGGGAAGCGCAGGTAGGAGACGGTGACGTCGAACAGCCGGCGGCTGTCGGCGCCCTGCGCGGGCGCCTGCCGGAGGATGTCGCCGAACGGCAGCCGCTCGTGCTCCCTCAGCTCGCCGACCAGCTCGCGGACGCGCTCGGCGAGCCCGACGAGGGACGGGTCGTCCGCCACCGGTATCCGCACCGGCAGGTTGTTGGCGAACTGGCCGATCGTCGCCCGCTCCTCGTCGGTGCGGCGGTTCAGGAAGGGCACGCCGAGGACGACCTCGTCCTCCTGGTGGAGCCGTGCCAGGCACACCGCGAACGCCGAGAGCAGGTAGGGGAAGGGGGAGGCCCCCGCGTCGAGGATGCGCCCGACGAGCTTCTCGTCGAGGGTGAAGGAGTGCCGGCCGCGGCCGGGCCGCGCCGCGCCGGAACGGGGGAAGAGGGCGGGCGCGACCCCTTCCAGATACTTCCGGAAGAACGCGCGGTCCTTCTCCGTTCCCTTTTCCGGTTCCTTTTCGTGTTCCCTTTCCCTGCTGCTCTCCCGGCCCTTCTCCGCCCCACCTTCCGCGTTCTCGCGGTCCGCGCCGGCGGACGGGGAGGCGAACGCCCGGATGGAATCCCAGTAAGAAGGCGCATCGGCCTGCGGGGCCGGGGCGGCAGCCCCGCCCGCGCCGGACGGGAGGCCGGTCGCAGCCCGGTAGTCGGACAGGATCCGCAAGGTCATCGCGTTCAGCGCCCAGGCGTCGGTCACGATGTGGTGCGAGGTCAGGACGAGGTGGACGACGTCCGGCCCCTCGCTGAGCAGCGCGGCCCGGAACACCGGCCCGTTCCGCACGTCCAGCGGCCGGCCCAGCTCCTCCTCGCACCAGACCCGCGCGGCGTCGCCGGGGTCCGGCTCGCCGGAGAGGTCCACCCACTCGAACGACGGTGCCCAGGACTCCGGCGTGTCGGGGAGGCGCCGGACCCGCGGGACCCCGTCGCCGTCCTCGCCGAACCGCAGCCGGAAGGCGTCGTGCCCGCGCACCGCACGCACCAGGCACGCGCCGAGGAGCTCCCGGTCCACGGCGCCCTCAAGGCGCTCGTGCACCAGTACGTTGAATTGGCAGTTCCCCGGTGTCCGTGCTTCGGCCGCCCAGATGTCCCGCTGGTAGCCGGTCAATTCGAGGGCACTGGATTCAGCTTCGGTCCCCACTGAATTCCACTCCTTCGCCTGTCATTCGTACGCGAATAAACAACGGCTCCGGACAGGCTAGGTGCGGGGACTTTCACACGGCTACTGCGTGATCGAGTAGGGGCGCGGGACGAACGCGTAGTGGGCCGCAGGTCACCCCGTCGCGGGAGCTGTCATGAGCGCCGTTCAGGCCGCGGGGCGCGAGGCGGCGTCGGACGACCGGCACAGGGCCGACGCGTGGCACCGGGGCCGGGGCGACGACAAGGCGGCGACGGGGCGACGGACCGCGCCCGAGGCCGGGGCCGCATCACACCGGGCGGCGGGGGCAGGGAGCGCCGGCGCGGCGGAGGGGATCGGGGGCGGGCGAGACGTGCGGGGGCCGGCCGACAGCCCGAGGACGTGCTGCCACACCCCGGCAAGGGCTGCTCGCGTGCGGCCGGGCCCGTGGCACGCCCCGGTACGGACGCGTCCGTGGGGGCCGGGCCACGACCCCGGCCCGGAGCTTGGGTCCGGGGGCGGTCACGCCCCGGCGACGAGGTCCAGTTCCGCCAGCGCGGCCTCGGCGTCGGCGGCCTGGGCCGGCGCGTGGCTCTTGGCGAGGGCGCGGTTCAGATGGCGTCTGGCCGCCTCCCGGTCGCCGCGCAGCCGGGCGGCGAGCCCCAGGCCGATCTCGGCGCGGACCTCGCCCCGGCTGTAGGCCCGCTCGGTGGACACCGACAGCGCGCGCTCGTACAGTTCCGTCGCCCGCCGCGCGTGACCGCCCGTCAGGGCGGTCTTGCCGAGCCAGGTCAGCGCCTCGACGACCTCCGTCCACAGCCCCAGCTCCTCGGCCGCCGCCAGCCCCTCCCGGTGCAGCCGCTCCGTGCGCGCGCGGTCGCCGTGGCGTTCGGCCGCGAGCGCCAGGGACCGGGTCGCCCGGAGCTGGCCCCAGCGGTCGCCGACCTCGTGGAACAGGGCGGCGCCCAGCTCCGCGTGGGACTCGCCGCGCACCGGCGGGACATGGCCCGCGAGCTCCACCAGCGCCGCGGCCTCCCCCCAGCGGTCGCCCGCGGCGCGGGCACCGGCCAGGCTCGCCTCCACCAGCCGCCGCCCCTCCCGGTGGCGGCCCTGCCCGATCAGGCCGGTGCCGACGAACCACCGCAACCGGGCCCGCAGCACCGGGTCGTCGACCCCCGCCGCCGGGTCCTCGCCCGCCGGGACCGGCGCCGCGCCGGCCGACGACGTGCGCAGCTCGATGCCGGTCAGCCACGCGCGCGCCGCCAGGCGCGCGGACGGCTCGGCCCCGTCGCCGGCCGCCAGCGCCGCCTGCAGCGACCGGCGGGCCTCGGTGAGCCGCCCGCGCAGGAACCAGTACCAGGTCAGCGCGTTCACCAGCCGCACCGCGTACCCGTCGGCGCTCCCGGCGCCACCGTCCGCCGCCAGGTCCAGGGCGCGGCGCAGGTTGACGGTCTCCGCGTCCAGGCGCTCCAGGCAGCGCCGCTGGTCCGGGCCGCGCAGCCGCTCGTTCTCCCGCTCGGCCAGCTCGGTGTGGCGGCGTACGAACCGCGTACGGACGGCGGCCTCCTCACCGGCCTCCGCCAGCCGCTCCGCGCAGTAGGCGGCCACCGACTCGAGCAGCCGGAAGCGGTTCGCCTCACGGACCACCAGCGAGCGGTCCACCAGCCGGGCCAGCAGGTCCGGCACCCGCTCGGCGGCCAGGTCCGGGCCGGAGCAGACCGCCTCGGCGGACGGCAGGGTGCAGCCGTCCGCGTGCACGGCGAGGCGCCGCAGCACGGTCCGCTCGTCCGCGCCCAGCAGCTGCCAGCTCCAGTCGAGCATGCCGCGCAGCGTCTGCTGACGGGCCGGAAGCCCGCGCACCCGCACCTCGGGTGGGGAGAAGCGGTCGTGGAGGAAGCGGGCCAGCTCCTCCGGGCCCAGCGTCCGCAGCCGGGGCGCCACCAGCTCCAGGGCGAGCGGAATGCCGTCGAGGCGGCGGCAGATGGCGGACACGGCCGCCGCGTTGTTCGCGTCCAGGGCGAAGCCGGGCGCGGCGGCCGCCGCCCGCTCCACGAACAGCTCGACGGCGCTGGACCGGGCGACCGCCTCGGGGTCGGTGTGCTCCGGCAGCTCCAGCGGGGGCACCGGGTGCACCACCTCGCCGGGCACGTCCAGCGCTTCCTGACTGGTGACCAGCAGGTGCCCGGCCGGCACCGCCGAGAGCACGGCGCCGGCGAGCACGGCGACCTGCTCGACGAGGTGCTCGCAGTTGTCCAGCAGGATCAGCAGGTGCTTGTCGGCCACCGCCTGGCACAGCCAGCCCACCAGGTCGTCCAGGTCCGGCTCCGTCGCCGCGGTGTCGCACAGGCCCAGCGTCGTGATGACCCGCTCCGCGATGTCGTCCGGGGTCGACGCGGCGCCCAGGCCGGCCAGTTCGACCAGCCACACCCCGTCGGTGAAGCGGTCGGCCATGTCGTGGGCGGCGGCGATGGCCAGCCGGGTCTTGCCCACGCCACCGAGGCCGGTGAGCGTGACCAGGCGGGTGCGCGCCCCCGGGCCCAGCCGCGCCCGCACCTGTTCGACCGCCTCCCGCCGCCCGATCAGCGGGGTCAGCGGCGTCGGAAGGTTGGTGCGGCACGGCGGGGGCGCGGCGACGGGCGCGGCCAGCCGGGGCTCCTGGCGCAGGATCGCCTCGTGCAGCGCGGAGATCGCCGGTCCGGGCGAGGCCCCCAGCTCATCCGCGAGCCGGCGCCGCAGCTCCTGGAAGCTCCACAGCGCGTCGCCCTGCCGCCCGGCCCGGTACAGCGCGCGCATGTGGGCCATCCGCAGCCGCTCGCGCAGCGGATGCCGCGCCACCAGCTCGCCCAGCTCGGCCGCGAGCGCCGTGTGCTCGCCCAGCGTCAGCCGCACCTCGGCCTGGTCCTCGACGACGGAGAGGCGCAGCTCCTCCAGCCGGGCGATCTCCTCGCGGGCGAACAGGGACTCCGCCACGTCCGCGTAGGCCGGGCCCCGCCACAGCGCGAGCGCGTCGGCGAAGAGGTCGCCCTTCACCGCCGGCTCCCGGTGGGCGCGGGCGCGCTCGGCCAGCTCCTGGAACCGCAGCGCGTCGACGGAGTCGCCGGAGAGCAGCAGCCGGTATCCGGCGGGCTCGCGGACCACCCGGTCCCGGCCCAGTACACGGCGTAACTGCGAGACCTTGGTCTGCAGCGTGTTGACGGAGCCGCCCGGCGGATTGCCCGCCCACAGGTCGTCGATCAGCCGGTCCGCGGGGACCGGCCCGCCCGCGTGGACCAGCAGGTCCGCCAGGAGAGCGCGGACCTTCGCTTCGGGGACCTTGATCGGCCGCCCCTCGGCGTCCCAGACGGCCAGCGGGCCAAGCACCCCGTAACGCATGGTCGCAGTGTATCGCCGAGTGACCCTCAGGAAATCGTGCGTGACGGTCGGCACAGTGGCCCCGTACGTTCTCTGACTCGAATTGCATGGGAGTGCCATGAGCACAACGACCGAACGGAGGGCCGGTGCGCGGGAGTGGGGGGGCCTGGCCGTCCTCTCCCTGCCCACCG is a window encoding:
- a CDS encoding BTAD domain-containing putative transcriptional regulator; this encodes MRYGVLGPLAVWDAEGRPIKVPEAKVRALLADLLVHAGGPVPADRLIDDLWAGNPPGGSVNTLQTKVSQLRRVLGRDRVVREPAGYRLLLSGDSVDALRFQELAERARAHREPAVKGDLFADALALWRGPAYADVAESLFAREEIARLEELRLSVVEDQAEVRLTLGEHTALAAELGELVARHPLRERLRMAHMRALYRAGRQGDALWSFQELRRRLADELGASPGPAISALHEAILRQEPRLAAPVAAPPPCRTNLPTPLTPLIGRREAVEQVRARLGPGARTRLVTLTGLGGVGKTRLAIAAAHDMADRFTDGVWLVELAGLGAASTPDDIAERVITTLGLCDTAATEPDLDDLVGWLCQAVADKHLLILLDNCEHLVEQVAVLAGAVLSAVPAGHLLVTSQEALDVPGEVVHPVPPLELPEHTDPEAVARSSAVELFVERAAAAAPGFALDANNAAAVSAICRRLDGIPLALELVAPRLRTLGPEELARFLHDRFSPPEVRVRGLPARQQTLRGMLDWSWQLLGADERTVLRRLAVHADGCTLPSAEAVCSGPDLAAERVPDLLARLVDRSLVVREANRFRLLESVAAYCAERLAEAGEEAAVRTRFVRRHTELAERENERLRGPDQRRCLERLDAETVNLRRALDLAADGGAGSADGYAVRLVNALTWYWFLRGRLTEARRSLQAALAAGDGAEPSARLAARAWLTGIELRTSSAGAAPVPAGEDPAAGVDDPVLRARLRWFVGTGLIGQGRHREGRRLVEASLAGARAAGDRWGEAAALVELAGHVPPVRGESHAELGAALFHEVGDRWGQLRATRSLALAAERHGDRARTERLHREGLAAAEELGLWTEVVEALTWLGKTALTGGHARRATELYERALSVSTERAYSRGEVRAEIGLGLAARLRGDREAARRHLNRALAKSHAPAQAADAEAALAELDLVAGA